One window of the Caminibacter pacificus genome contains the following:
- the clpA gene encoding ATP-dependent Clp protease ATP-binding subunit ClpA — MQITETLRNILNEIIQEAKRRKNEYITIDHAFYVLLKNKNVRSILEDVGVDIDYIRRGLDYYLDRYIEKVSGSTMPTETLAFHKATDRMFKHIEGIKKPYADEIDFFIALLEDETSYASQLLREFGIEKVEIVEYVTEIQDIEDEIKKLNSEKKEKSVLDEYATELTSIAKEFDDVIGRESEIDRVMQVLARRKKNNPVLVGEPGVGKTAVVEGLAKKIATGDVPDVLKGKKIYSLDMGSLIAGTKYRGEFEKRMKAILQELKKEKEPILFIDEIHMIVGAGAAGDSKMDVANLLKPALARGEIRCIGATTYEEYKNHFEKDKALNRRFQKIDIKEPSIEDTIKILEGLKPKYEEFHGVRYSKEAIKSAAVLAKKYLREKFLPDSAIDLIDEAGAKYKLRGKKLITKSDIENIVAKIANIPKESASQNEVEKLRHLEENLKAKVFGQDEAIKELVKVIKRKKAGLTRDNKPIGSFLFVGPTGVGKTEIAKQLATILGINFLRFDMSEYQEKHSVAKLIGSPPGYVGYEKGGLLTEAIRKQPHTVLLLDEIEKAHPDIVQILLQIMDNATLTDNEGRIADFRNVVLIMTSNLGVGEGNKPGFMQEHTEFKEEAIHRFFAPEFINRLDAIVKFKPLSKESILLIVDKFIDELQDKLSSKKVKLTLTKRAKEALAKEGYSPSLGARPLARVIEEKIVEPLSDYILFGDLKSGGEVKVDYVKNKYVLKKKNDKSK; from the coding sequence ATGCAAATAACTGAAACTTTAAGAAATATATTAAATGAAATAATCCAAGAAGCGAAACGTAGAAAAAACGAATATATCACAATAGACCATGCATTCTACGTTTTGCTAAAAAACAAAAACGTCCGCTCTATCTTAGAAGACGTGGGCGTTGATATCGATTATATAAGAAGGGGACTTGATTATTATCTTGACAGATACATCGAAAAAGTTTCGGGAAGCACTATGCCTACCGAAACTTTGGCTTTTCATAAAGCTACAGATAGAATGTTTAAACATATCGAAGGTATCAAAAAACCTTATGCCGATGAAATCGACTTTTTTATAGCGTTGCTTGAAGACGAGACAAGCTACGCTTCTCAACTTTTAAGAGAATTCGGTATAGAAAAAGTCGAAATCGTTGAATACGTAACCGAAATTCAAGATATCGAAGACGAGATAAAAAAACTCAATTCCGAGAAAAAAGAAAAAAGCGTACTTGATGAGTACGCAACCGAACTAACATCGATAGCAAAAGAGTTTGACGACGTTATCGGAAGAGAATCGGAAATCGATAGGGTTATGCAAGTCCTTGCAAGAAGAAAGAAAAACAATCCGGTACTTGTAGGAGAGCCGGGTGTCGGTAAAACGGCCGTGGTAGAAGGGCTTGCCAAAAAAATAGCTACCGGTGACGTGCCTGATGTATTAAAAGGCAAAAAAATCTATTCTCTTGATATGGGAAGTTTGATTGCCGGTACGAAATATAGGGGTGAATTCGAAAAAAGAATGAAAGCTATTTTACAAGAGCTGAAAAAAGAAAAAGAGCCTATTTTGTTTATCGATGAAATTCATATGATTGTAGGTGCTGGTGCTGCCGGAGATAGTAAAATGGACGTAGCAAATTTACTAAAACCGGCGCTTGCAAGAGGCGAAATCAGATGTATAGGCGCTACAACGTATGAAGAGTATAAAAATCATTTCGAAAAAGATAAGGCTCTAAATAGAAGATTTCAAAAAATAGACATTAAAGAGCCGAGTATAGAAGATACTATTAAGATTTTAGAAGGCTTAAAACCTAAATACGAAGAGTTTCACGGAGTAAGATATTCAAAAGAAGCGATAAAAAGCGCAGCGGTACTTGCTAAAAAGTATTTAAGAGAAAAATTCTTGCCTGATAGTGCAATCGACTTAATTGACGAAGCGGGAGCGAAATATAAACTAAGAGGCAAAAAACTAATAACAAAAAGCGATATCGAAAACATCGTAGCGAAAATCGCGAATATTCCTAAAGAATCGGCATCTCAAAACGAGGTGGAAAAACTAAGACACTTGGAAGAAAACTTAAAAGCCAAAGTTTTCGGACAAGATGAGGCGATAAAAGAGCTTGTGAAAGTTATCAAAAGAAAAAAAGCGGGACTTACAAGAGACAATAAACCTATAGGAAGTTTTCTTTTCGTAGGTCCTACGGGTGTTGGTAAGACTGAAATCGCAAAACAGCTTGCAACTATTTTGGGAATCAATTTCTTAAGATTCGATATGAGCGAATACCAAGAAAAACATTCGGTTGCAAAACTTATAGGTTCGCCTCCCGGATACGTTGGATACGAAAAAGGAGGACTTTTAACGGAAGCTATTAGAAAACAACCTCATACCGTATTGCTTTTGGATGAGATAGAAAAAGCTCATCCGGATATCGTTCAGATATTGTTGCAAATAATGGATAATGCGACTTTGACCGATAATGAGGGTAGAATTGCTGATTTTAGAAACGTTGTGCTTATTATGACGAGCAACCTTGGGGTCGGCGAAGGTAATAAGCCCGGATTTATGCAAGAACATACGGAATTTAAAGAAGAGGCGATTCATAGATTTTTCGCTCCGGAATTTATAAACAGGCTTGATGCGATTGTAAAATTTAAGCCTCTTTCAAAAGAGTCGATATTGTTGATAGTAGATAAGTTCATTGACGAACTTCAAGATAAATTAAGCAGTAAAAAAGTAAAACTGACTCTAACAAAAAGAGCGAAAGAAGCCCTTGCAAAAGAGGGATATTCTCCGTCTCTTGGAGCAAGACCTCTTGCAAGGGTGATAGAAGAGAAAATCGTAGAGCCTTTGAGCGATTATATTCTCTTTGGCGATTTAAAAAGCGGAGGAGAAGTAAAAGTGGATTATGTAAAAAACAAATACGTATTAAAGAAGAAGAATGATAAAAGTAAGTGA
- the mobB gene encoding molybdopterin-guanine dinucleotide biosynthesis protein B, producing MRKAVAFTGPSNSGKTTLIEKIAKKLIKDYEIAIVKNDPGDKAKFDVEGKDSYKFYQTGAEVVVTSPTRTTYFSHRKKQIKEIADMIGEFDFLLVEGLKTLPLPRIAVFRGDVDESYFPYIKAVAVDDSVDKSKIPQNIDILDLNNVDEVIEWIFKNAEEI from the coding sequence TTGAGAAAAGCAGTCGCATTTACCGGGCCGAGCAATTCGGGAAAAACAACATTAATAGAAAAAATCGCAAAAAAACTGATAAAAGATTACGAAATAGCGATTGTAAAAAACGACCCGGGAGACAAAGCGAAATTCGACGTAGAGGGAAAAGATAGTTATAAGTTTTATCAAACGGGTGCCGAAGTTGTCGTAACGTCTCCTACAAGAACGACATATTTTTCTCACAGAAAAAAACAAATCAAAGAGATTGCGGATATGATAGGGGAGTTTGACTTTTTATTGGTCGAGGGGTTAAAGACCCTGCCTCTTCCGAGAATCGCCGTATTCAGAGGGGATGTGGACGAGTCCTATTTTCCGTATATCAAAGCCGTGGCGGTTGATGACAGCGTAGATAAAAGCAAAATACCTCAAAATATCGATATTTTGGATTTGAATAACGTCGATGAGGTAATTGAGTGGATATTTAAAAACGCCGAGGAAATTTAA
- a CDS encoding MgtC/SapB family protein, translating into MDILTLKLLAISIVLGFLIGLERNISFIHQNEKGFAGSRTFSLISLFGFLAGIITKTQSYFFYLAFFVLGALVISAYFLKVIHYDKQGSTTHVAAILTFLIGYLVSQNEVSFAITLSIVIVFILNIKTKLKKIESSLSSKDISAAVLLLVMTFLVLPYLPDKMIFYFNPHKTWAMAVIIATLSFIGYLGIKFFGQKYGILLTGAAGGFISSTAVTFSISKLYKIQKNSSLLYTYAAAIAIANTIMFARVLIESLIVNKEVFFILVLPYTITTIVGIYISYRFYKKTSQNIEIKSEVLEKNPLELDEAIKFAIIFGFIYALVYFVGQKYGNIGIYIISFLSGITDVDAITLSLSSLANKNLSLLSAATGIAIASFTNSVVKCLIVWIFGEKELAVLITKFFEVILSVFVLSFLGVYLFGAH; encoded by the coding sequence ATGGATATTTTAACCCTAAAACTTCTTGCAATCAGTATCGTTTTAGGTTTTTTGATAGGGCTTGAGAGAAATATCTCGTTTATTCATCAAAACGAAAAAGGATTTGCCGGAAGCAGGACTTTTTCTTTAATCTCTCTTTTCGGATTTTTGGCAGGAATCATCACAAAAACTCAAAGTTATTTTTTTTATCTTGCTTTTTTCGTTTTGGGCGCTCTTGTTATCAGCGCCTATTTTCTAAAAGTCATACACTACGACAAACAAGGCTCCACCACGCACGTTGCTGCGATTTTGACATTTTTAATAGGCTATTTGGTATCTCAAAACGAAGTTAGTTTCGCTATTACGCTAAGTATCGTCATAGTTTTCATCCTGAATATCAAAACGAAACTTAAAAAAATAGAATCGTCCCTTTCTTCAAAAGATATCAGTGCGGCCGTGCTTTTGCTTGTTATGACCTTTTTGGTACTTCCGTATCTTCCGGATAAAATGATATTTTATTTCAATCCGCACAAAACTTGGGCTATGGCTGTTATTATCGCGACTCTCTCTTTTATAGGATATTTGGGTATTAAATTTTTCGGTCAAAAATACGGAATTTTACTCACAGGTGCCGCGGGAGGTTTTATCAGTTCGACAGCGGTTACCTTTTCTATCTCAAAGCTTTACAAAATCCAAAAAAACTCCTCTCTTCTTTACACCTACGCAGCCGCCATCGCCATTGCCAACACCATAATGTTCGCAAGAGTGCTTATTGAGAGTCTTATCGTAAATAAAGAGGTCTTTTTTATTTTGGTTTTACCATATACTATCACGACGATTGTAGGAATTTACATATCGTATCGATTTTATAAAAAAACTTCTCAAAACATAGAAATAAAAAGTGAAGTTTTGGAAAAAAACCCTCTTGAGCTTGATGAAGCTATTAAATTCGCGATAATTTTCGGCTTCATCTACGCACTTGTCTATTTCGTAGGACAAAAATACGGAAATATAGGAATTTATATAATCTCTTTCCTCTCCGGAATTACCGACGTGGACGCAATTACGCTATCTCTTTCCTCTCTTGCGAACAAAAACCTCTCTTTATTAAGCGCGGCAACGGGAATAGCTATCGCATCTTTTACCAACTCGGTAGTTAAGTGTCTTATAGTTTGGATTTTCGGCGAAAAAGAACTCGCCGTACTTATAACCAAATTTTTCGAAGTGATTTTGAGCGTTTTTGTTTTAAGTTTTTTAGGGGTGTATCTCTTCGGCGCTCATTAA
- the aat gene encoding leucyl/phenylalanyl-tRNA--protein transferase, which translates to MIKVSEYPPLYLLDDFEFPSPYEDYEDGFIGASYDLHPKRLLEGYSNGFFPWYQDEDGLFHWFVLDKRMLLKTDEVKTTKKLLQKLRSKKWDFKINTRFDDVIRMCSKVKRKHESGTWINEDFIKAYTELHRLGYAISVESYYEGELVGGFYGVAINKYFSGESMFHIKPDASKLALIYFANLLKEQGIEYIDCQVPSEHLGRMGGKVYDKKDFIPIIQKAAKGIIIEDPKRVECTT; encoded by the coding sequence ATGATAAAAGTAAGTGAGTATCCGCCTCTTTATTTGTTGGATGATTTTGAGTTTCCTTCTCCTTATGAGGATTACGAAGACGGCTTTATAGGGGCAAGCTACGACTTGCACCCTAAGCGTCTTTTGGAAGGTTACTCGAACGGATTTTTTCCTTGGTATCAAGATGAAGACGGGCTTTTTCATTGGTTCGTGCTTGATAAAAGGATGCTTTTAAAAACGGATGAAGTAAAAACGACAAAAAAACTTCTTCAAAAACTTAGAAGTAAAAAGTGGGATTTTAAAATAAATACCCGTTTTGATGACGTAATCAGAATGTGTAGCAAAGTAAAAAGAAAACACGAAAGCGGTACGTGGATAAACGAGGATTTTATAAAAGCTTATACCGAACTTCATAGATTGGGATACGCAATTTCTGTTGAGAGTTATTACGAAGGCGAACTTGTAGGCGGATTTTACGGAGTGGCTATTAACAAATATTTTAGCGGTGAGAGTATGTTTCATATCAAACCCGATGCCAGCAAGCTTGCTTTGATATATTTTGCAAATCTTTTAAAAGAGCAGGGTATCGAATATATCGATTGTCAGGTACCAAGCGAACATTTAGGCAGAATGGGCGGAAAAGTATATGACAAAAAAGATTTCATACCTATAATCCAAAAAGCGGCAAAAGGAATTATCATTGAAGACCCTAAAAGAGTGGAATGTACTACTTGA
- a CDS encoding ATP-dependent Clp protease adaptor ClpS has translation MGTKTTLDNDLEILLPKLYRVILLNDDYTTFDFVIEILKSVFNKTEEEAINLTLKVDREGSATVGVYPYEIAEMKVNKVHSLARSAGYPLRARIEEV, from the coding sequence ATGGGTACGAAAACGACTCTTGATAATGATTTGGAAATATTACTTCCGAAGCTTTATAGAGTTATATTATTAAATGACGACTATACGACTTTTGATTTCGTAATAGAGATTTTAAAGTCGGTTTTTAATAAAACCGAAGAAGAAGCTATAAATTTGACTCTTAAAGTGGATAGAGAAGGCAGTGCGACTGTGGGAGTGTATCCATACGAAATAGCGGAAATGAAAGTAAATAAAGTACACTCTTTAGCTCGCTCTGCCGGCTATCCGCTAAGAGCCAGAATTGAGGAGGTATAA
- a CDS encoding LexA family transcriptional regulator, translated as MNFEKVIEKIKDIISQEIGNKKVLNKDVAKALGITPEHLSILKKRNKIPYEEIAYFCAKRKISINWLLFDQDIETIANETEKFSQIRYFKDINASAGGGAINFDEGYEILYIDKRIIDKNLDAINVIGDSMEPTIKDGSIIFIDRNDKNIRNGGIFVVNTNAGVFVKRVNLKSSGEIELISDNKAYPSETIKPNEIEIVGRVVKIFS; from the coding sequence ATGAACTTCGAAAAAGTTATCGAAAAAATAAAAGATATAATCTCACAAGAAATAGGAAATAAAAAAGTTTTAAATAAAGACGTGGCAAAAGCTCTTGGAATAACACCAGAGCACTTATCCATCCTAAAAAAAAGAAACAAAATCCCTTATGAAGAGATTGCCTATTTTTGCGCCAAAAGAAAAATATCTATAAATTGGCTTCTTTTCGACCAAGATATAGAAACGATAGCAAACGAAACGGAAAAGTTTTCTCAAATCAGATATTTCAAAGACATAAACGCAAGTGCCGGAGGCGGGGCTATAAATTTTGATGAAGGATATGAGATTTTGTATATCGACAAAAGAATAATAGATAAAAACTTGGATGCGATAAACGTTATAGGCGATTCAATGGAGCCGACAATTAAAGACGGAAGTATAATTTTTATAGACAGAAACGACAAAAACATAAGAAACGGAGGAATTTTCGTAGTCAATACTAACGCAGGGGTTTTTGTAAAAAGAGTTAATTTAAAAAGCAGCGGTGAGATTGAGCTGATATCGGATAATAAAGCCTACCCGAGCGAAACTATAAAACCCAACGAAATCGAAATAGTGGGAAGAGTCGTTAAGATTTTCAGCTGA
- the ligA gene encoding NAD-dependent DNA ligase LigA, with amino-acid sequence MIKNHEEYKKAVETLKKWAYYYYVLDNPLVTDEEYDKLYKEVEKYEEAHPDEIDPSSPTQRVGDVVLEEFKKARHITKMWSMEDVFDENEFKDWVNRVKRLANEHITFYIEPKFDGASLNLVYKDGKLIRAETRGDGEIGEDVTLNAKTINSIPLEIDYKGLIEIRGEVVIKKKDFEKLNEERVKKGEPTFANPRNAAAGSLRQLDPKITASRPLIFYPWGVGYPIEVLNSDEVSKEQYENDKKRFIEEFKKYKNVMDYVYSLGFKEPPKRGECDSEDIECVLKKYHEFIEIRDDIPVMLDGMVVKVNELHLLEKLGYTTKYPRWMVAYKFPAVEKETILEDVVVQVGRTGVLTPVAVLKPVEIGGVIVERATLHNFDEIERMDIRIGDHVIVIRSGDVIPKITKVLYHKRTGNEKPIPRPTHCPVCGAEVLDEGAIIKCQNLSCPARVVNTIIYAASKNCLDIEGLGESVAKLLYERGLVRDITDLFKLKVEDLEKLPGFARKKAENLVKAIEKVKGIECWRFVNALGIEHIGEVASKKICETFGIDFYKHDPEEFYKIEGFGPEMVKSIAEYVKVNREKIEKLIELIQPTNPKKEEVENSPFSGKTVVLTGTMKKPRSEIKELLEHLGAHVTNSVSKKTDFVIYGEDPGSKYEKAQKLGVTLLPEEEMWKMIGEG; translated from the coding sequence ATGATTAAAAATCATGAGGAATATAAAAAAGCCGTTGAAACGTTAAAAAAATGGGCGTATTATTATTACGTACTTGATAATCCGCTTGTTACCGATGAAGAATACGATAAGTTATATAAAGAAGTGGAAAAGTATGAAGAAGCTCATCCGGATGAAATAGACCCGAGCTCACCTACTCAAAGAGTCGGTGATGTAGTACTTGAAGAATTTAAAAAAGCGCGTCATATTACGAAAATGTGGTCTATGGAAGACGTATTTGACGAAAATGAATTTAAAGACTGGGTAAATAGAGTAAAAAGACTTGCAAACGAGCATATTACGTTTTATATAGAGCCTAAATTCGACGGGGCGAGTTTGAATCTCGTGTATAAAGACGGAAAACTGATAAGAGCAGAAACCAGAGGGGATGGAGAAATAGGAGAAGACGTAACTCTAAATGCTAAAACAATCAACTCCATTCCTCTTGAAATAGATTATAAAGGGCTTATAGAAATAAGAGGCGAAGTCGTTATTAAGAAAAAAGATTTTGAAAAATTAAACGAAGAGAGAGTAAAAAAAGGAGAGCCGACATTTGCCAATCCAAGAAACGCGGCGGCAGGAAGCTTAAGACAGCTTGACCCGAAAATTACGGCAAGTAGGCCTTTGATATTTTATCCGTGGGGAGTGGGATATCCGATAGAAGTTTTAAATAGCGATGAAGTGAGCAAAGAGCAATATGAAAACGATAAAAAAAGATTTATCGAGGAGTTTAAAAAATACAAAAACGTAATGGATTACGTCTATTCTTTGGGATTTAAAGAACCGCCTAAAAGAGGGGAGTGTGATAGTGAGGATATCGAATGCGTGCTAAAAAAATATCACGAGTTTATCGAAATAAGAGACGATATTCCCGTAATGCTTGACGGAATGGTTGTAAAAGTAAACGAACTACATCTTCTTGAAAAGCTCGGATATACGACCAAATATCCGAGATGGATGGTGGCGTATAAATTCCCGGCTGTTGAAAAAGAGACGATACTCGAAGATGTTGTCGTGCAAGTGGGAAGAACCGGGGTATTGACCCCTGTAGCGGTGCTAAAACCTGTAGAAATCGGAGGAGTGATAGTAGAAAGAGCTACGCTTCATAATTTTGACGAAATAGAAAGAATGGATATAAGAATAGGAGACCACGTAATAGTCATAAGAAGCGGGGATGTTATACCGAAAATTACTAAAGTTTTGTATCACAAAAGAACCGGAAACGAAAAACCTATACCAAGACCTACCCATTGTCCCGTATGTGGGGCTGAGGTATTGGATGAGGGAGCGATAATCAAATGCCAAAACCTATCATGCCCTGCAAGGGTGGTAAATACGATAATCTATGCCGCAAGCAAAAACTGCCTTGATATAGAAGGGCTTGGAGAGAGTGTCGCAAAACTGCTTTATGAAAGAGGCCTTGTTAGAGATATTACGGATTTATTTAAATTAAAAGTCGAAGATTTGGAAAAATTACCGGGCTTTGCAAGAAAAAAAGCCGAAAATTTAGTAAAAGCCATAGAAAAAGTAAAAGGAATAGAGTGCTGGAGATTCGTTAACGCTCTTGGAATCGAGCATATAGGAGAGGTGGCGAGCAAAAAGATTTGTGAGACTTTCGGAATAGATTTTTACAAACACGACCCGGAAGAATTTTACAAAATCGAAGGTTTCGGGCCTGAAATGGTAAAATCTATCGCAGAATATGTTAAAGTAAATAGAGAAAAAATCGAAAAACTAATAGAATTGATACAGCCTACCAATCCGAAAAAAGAGGAGGTAGAAAACTCTCCTTTTAGCGGAAAAACGGTAGTGCTAACTGGTACTATGAAAAAACCGAGAAGCGAAATAAAAGAGCTTCTTGAGCATTTGGGCGCTCATGTCACTAATAGCGTAAGTAAAAAGACCGATTTTGTAATATACGGAGAAGACCCGGGCAGTAAGTATGAAAAAGCGCAAAAATTGGGGGTTACGCTGCTGCCTGAAGAAGAAATGTGGAAAATGATAGGAGAAGGATGA
- a CDS encoding class 1 fructose-bisphosphatase: protein MTEIFKAIEDIAIEIYEAIKTKDTGKVETQNASGDVQVKLDVISDDIVEKHLLKVKSVKEIISEEKEDPITKEEGEYFVAYDPLDGSSLIDVDLSVGSIFGIYKGGYNGENIVAAAYVVYGPRVELVIARDVVELFRLNEHTKKFEFVKELKLGKKGKILGPGGTQKNWYPFHKEMIDSFFAEGYRLRYSGGMVPDLHQILLKGGGLFAYPGTTDKPKGKLRKLFEVFPFACVYERAGGKAVDGFNELLSLEAESYHDTTPCFFGSEEEIIKVLRTYKENQ, encoded by the coding sequence ATGACTGAAATATTCAAAGCGATAGAGGATATCGCAATAGAAATTTACGAAGCTATAAAAACAAAAGATACCGGAAAAGTGGAAACTCAAAACGCAAGCGGTGACGTTCAAGTAAAACTTGACGTAATTAGCGATGATATCGTAGAAAAACATCTATTAAAAGTAAAAAGCGTAAAAGAGATTATAAGCGAAGAAAAAGAAGACCCTATTACGAAAGAAGAGGGTGAATATTTCGTAGCGTACGACCCGCTTGACGGGAGCAGCTTGATTGATGTCGATTTAAGTGTGGGAAGTATTTTCGGGATTTATAAAGGCGGATACAACGGAGAAAATATCGTAGCTGCGGCTTATGTGGTGTATGGTCCGAGAGTTGAGCTTGTTATTGCAAGAGACGTTGTGGAGCTATTCAGACTAAACGAGCACACTAAAAAATTCGAATTCGTAAAAGAACTAAAACTTGGAAAAAAAGGAAAAATTTTAGGTCCTGGCGGTACTCAAAAAAATTGGTATCCGTTTCATAAAGAGATGATAGATTCGTTTTTTGCTGAAGGTTACAGACTAAGATACAGCGGTGGAATGGTACCGGATTTACATCAGATTCTTTTAAAAGGCGGAGGGCTCTTCGCATATCCTGGTACGACCGATAAGCCAAAAGGTAAGCTTAGAAAACTTTTTGAGGTATTTCCGTTTGCGTGTGTTTATGAAAGAGCCGGAGGAAAAGCCGTTGACGGATTTAATGAGCTTTTGAGCCTTGAAGCGGAAAGCTATCACGATACTACACCTTGCTTTTTCGGAAGCGAAGAAGAGATAATCAAAGTACTTAGAACATATAAGGAGAATCAATGA
- a CDS encoding DNA polymerase Y family protein: protein MKIHLDLDSFFVSAHRVFDKSLLNKPVVVVKRNDKEIFENHKSEVLNLNRGAFTGDLIVSKKEYDKSYFLENGKIRGIVVTSSYEARELGIKTGTTLKEALEIYPKLTVLLPDYKLYHTLSYKLKEFLKVKIPFVEQFSIDEFFGDLEGWVDDRDAFLFCKDLKDEIWEKFSLPISIGIAKSKWTAKLATSFAKPNGVFMVEEVDEFIKDIPIEKFPGIGRRIEKRLKERGILTLGDVKENREYFYSWGKPGVELYKRVCGIDNEEVKEREVRKSIGISRRFDVVYDRRELVRRVHVLCRYLSFLVLKYKLNPTFYYLKIKYKDKTSSKAHVRIHRLFNELLLKEIMTTLFYRADEKEMGVISLSLAVSKFKRESNLFDYEKDLKLQNLNEAIFKIRSKFGVSALMSAEEIHP, encoded by the coding sequence ATGAAAATTCATCTTGATTTGGATTCGTTTTTCGTATCGGCTCACAGGGTTTTTGACAAATCGCTTTTAAATAAGCCGGTTGTAGTGGTAAAAAGAAACGACAAAGAGATTTTCGAAAATCACAAATCGGAAGTATTGAATCTAAACAGAGGTGCGTTTACTGGGGATTTGATAGTTTCTAAAAAAGAGTATGATAAAAGCTATTTTTTAGAAAACGGCAAAATCAGAGGTATAGTGGTTACCTCAAGTTATGAGGCAAGAGAGCTTGGTATAAAAACGGGTACCACTTTAAAAGAAGCGCTTGAAATATATCCGAAACTGACCGTTTTACTGCCGGATTATAAGCTTTATCATACGCTCTCTTATAAACTAAAAGAGTTTTTAAAAGTCAAAATTCCGTTTGTCGAGCAGTTTAGTATCGACGAGTTTTTCGGAGATTTGGAGGGGTGGGTGGATGATAGGGACGCTTTTTTGTTTTGTAAGGACTTAAAAGATGAGATTTGGGAGAAGTTTTCGCTTCCTATTTCGATAGGTATCGCAAAAAGCAAATGGACTGCGAAACTCGCCACCTCTTTTGCAAAACCTAACGGCGTTTTTATGGTGGAAGAGGTGGATGAGTTTATAAAAGACATTCCTATCGAGAAATTCCCGGGAATCGGCAGAAGAATAGAAAAAAGACTAAAAGAAAGAGGGATTTTAACTTTAGGAGACGTAAAAGAAAACAGGGAATATTTTTATTCTTGGGGGAAACCGGGGGTTGAGCTTTATAAAAGGGTATGCGGTATAGATAACGAAGAGGTAAAAGAGAGAGAAGTTAGAAAAAGCATAGGAATTTCAAGGCGTTTTGATGTAGTGTATGACAGAAGGGAGCTTGTAAGAAGGGTGCATGTTTTGTGTAGGTATCTTTCGTTTTTGGTGCTGAAATACAAACTTAATCCGACTTTTTATTATCTGAAAATCAAATATAAAGACAAAACCTCTTCAAAAGCTCACGTTAGGATTCACAGACTCTTTAACGAGCTTTTGTTAAAAGAGATTATGACTACTCTTTTTTACAGAGCCGATGAAAAAGAGATGGGAGTTATTTCATTGTCTCTTGCCGTTTCGAAATTTAAAAGAGAGAGTAATCTTTTCGATTACGAAAAAGATTTGAAACTTCAAAATCTAAACGAAGCGATTTTTAAAATAAGAAGCAAATTCGGGGTATCGGCTTTAATGAGCGCCGAAGAGATACACCCCTAA
- a CDS encoding DUF7132 family protein, which translates to MKTLKEWNVLLELVKTKTGALLYKINLDENHFFLEQNPLKDSKYGVAYRELKNRFPEFYMFWEIKDDNYTGKVLTARLCDKKDLDEFIESLVGGDFKNYEDFS; encoded by the coding sequence TTGAAGACCCTAAAAGAGTGGAATGTACTACTTGAGCTTGTTAAAACAAAAACGGGAGCTCTGCTTTATAAGATAAACCTTGATGAAAATCACTTTTTCTTAGAGCAAAATCCTCTAAAAGACTCCAAATACGGAGTCGCTTATAGGGAGCTTAAAAACAGGTTTCCTGAGTTTTATATGTTTTGGGAGATAAAAGACGACAACTATACCGGAAAAGTTTTAACGGCAAGACTTTGCGACAAAAAAGACCTTGACGAATTTATAGAAAGCTTAGTGGGAGGAGATTTTAAAAACTACGAAGATTTCAGCTGA
- a CDS encoding nucleotidyltransferase domain-containing protein translates to MYLRLDKISKKKLFEALEVFQGCEIYFFGSRRDPEKRGGDIDIAIKGLDKEEFKKKRVKFFKKLLLSDFDYDVDLVHYESASELLKQEIRRAND, encoded by the coding sequence ATGTATCTTAGACTCGATAAAATTTCAAAAAAGAAACTTTTTGAAGCTCTTGAAGTTTTTCAAGGGTGTGAGATATATTTTTTCGGAAGCAGAAGAGACCCTGAAAAAAGAGGCGGTGATATAGATATCGCTATTAAAGGGCTTGATAAAGAGGAGTTTAAGAAAAAAAGAGTTAAGTTTTTTAAAAAACTTTTACTAAGTGATTTTGATTACGATGTGGATTTGGTGCATTATGAGAGCGCAAGCGAGCTGTTAAAACAGGAGATAAGGAGAGCAAATGACTGA